One window of the Gordonia westfalica genome contains the following:
- a CDS encoding SDR family oxidoreductase, which yields MHTEPEDRSLEGRTLIMSGGSRGIGEAIAIQAARRGANVALIAKTTEPHPKLPGTIYTAAAAIESAGGKALPLVGDIRDDESVADAVVRTVEQFGGIDVVVNNASALDLTPTADISMKKYDLMQDINARGAFLLTKTVIPHLRRSANPHVLTLSPPLNLEPKWFADIGTAYTISKFSMSLVTIGLAAELAGDGIAVNSLWPRTTINTAAVRNILSEELISRSRTPDIMADAAISIITKPSDLVTGRCFIDDEVLAGDGVTDFSGYRVVPGDVELELDFWMEWA from the coding sequence GTGCACACTGAACCCGAGGACAGATCACTGGAAGGCCGCACCCTGATCATGTCGGGCGGCAGCCGAGGAATCGGCGAGGCGATCGCGATCCAGGCGGCCCGTCGAGGAGCCAACGTGGCCCTGATCGCGAAAACGACCGAGCCGCACCCGAAGCTGCCCGGCACCATCTACACCGCGGCTGCTGCGATCGAGTCGGCCGGCGGCAAGGCGCTGCCACTTGTCGGTGACATCAGGGACGACGAGTCGGTGGCCGACGCCGTCGTGCGCACGGTCGAACAGTTCGGTGGCATCGACGTCGTCGTGAACAACGCCAGCGCGCTCGATCTGACACCGACCGCAGATATCAGCATGAAGAAGTACGACCTCATGCAGGACATCAACGCGCGCGGCGCCTTTCTCCTGACGAAGACCGTCATCCCGCATCTACGGCGATCGGCCAACCCGCACGTCCTGACCCTGTCGCCGCCGCTCAACCTCGAGCCGAAGTGGTTCGCGGACATAGGGACTGCGTACACGATCTCGAAATTCTCGATGTCCCTCGTAACCATCGGACTTGCCGCCGAGCTCGCCGGCGACGGCATCGCCGTGAATTCCCTGTGGCCGCGAACGACCATCAACACGGCCGCGGTTCGCAACATCTTGAGTGAGGAACTCATCTCGCGTAGCCGAACGCCGGACATCATGGCCGATGCAGCGATCAGCATCATCACCAAGCCCTCCGACCTCGTCACCGGACGGTGCTTCATCGATGACGAGGTCCTGGCCGGTGACGGTGTGACCGATTTCTCGGGTTATCGCGTCGTACCCGGCGACGTGGAGCTGGAACTGGATTTCTGGATGGAGTGGGCATGA